DNA sequence from the Pseudomonas fluorescens Q2-87 genome:
TGTGTCGTTCGTGGTGCTGCTGGCGACTCTTGGCAGCGTGGGCATTCCCTTGGAAGGCCTGGCGTTCATTGCCGGTGTCGACCGCATCATGGACATGGCTCGCACCGCGCTGAACGTCATCGGCAACGCCCTGGCGGTGCTGGTCATTTCCCGCTGGGAAGGCATGTACGACGATGCCAAGGGCCAGCGCTACTGGAACTCCCTGCCGCACTGGCGCAGCAAAGAGCCGCTGCCGGCCGGGGAAACTTCCGGTCACTGAGGCTGCCTTGAGGCCGCCATCGCGAGCAAGCTCGCTCCGACATTGACCACCCACGCAAACCCCGGAGAAATCCGGGGTTTGTCGTTTCTGCCAGCCCCGCTATCATTCGCGGCATCTTCCGGGGGATTTAACCGATGCTCAATGGCCTGTGGCTTGGCTTCTTTATCGTGGCAGCCGTGTCGGCGCTGGCGCAGTGGTTGATCGGCGGCAACGCCGGGATTTTCGCGGCCATGGTGGAAAGCATCTTCGCCATGGCCAAGCTGTCGGTGGAAGTGATGGTCCTGCTGTTCGGCACCTTGACCTTGTGGCTGGGTTTTTTGCGGATCGCCGAAAAAGCCGGGATCGTCGACTGGCTGGCCAAGGCCCTCGGACCGCTGTTCTTGCGCTTGATGCCAGAAGTGCCGGCCGGCCACCCGGCGATTGGCCTGATCACCCTCAACTTTGCCGCCAACGGCCTGGGCCTGGACAACGCCGCAACCCCTATCGGTCTCAAGGCCATGCGGGCCCTGCAGGACCTCAACCCCAGCCCGACCATCGCCAGTAATGCGCAGATCCTGTTCCTGGTGCTCAACGCCTCCTCGCTGACTCTGCTGCCGGTGACGATCTTCATGTACCGCGCCCAGCAAGGCGCGCCGGATCCGACCCTGGTGTTCCTGCCGATCCTGCTCGCCACCAGCGCCTCGACCTTGATGGGGCTGCTCTCGGTGGCCTTCGTTCAGCGCCTGCGGCTCTGGGATCCGGTGGTGCTGGCTTACCTGATTCCGGGGGCGTTGGTGCTGGGCGGCTTCATGGCGCTATTGGCGACGCTCTCGGCCACGGCGCTGGCGGGGTTATCTTCGATCCTGGGCAACCTGACGCTGTTTGGCTTGATCATCCTGTTCCTTGTGATAGGGGCTCTGCGCAAGGTCAAGGTGTACGAAGCCTTCGTCGAAGGGGCCAAGGAGGGGTTCGACGTCGCCAAGAATCTGCTGCCGTACTTGGTGGCGATGCTCTGCGCCGTGGGTGTGCTGCGCGCTTCGGGAGCGCTGGATTTCGGCCTGGACGGCATCCGTCACCTGGTGCAGTGGGCCGGCTTGGATACCCGCTTCGTCGATGCCTTGCCGACCGCCATGGTCAAGCCGTTCTCCGGCAGCGCCGCACGGGCCATGCTGATCGAGACCATGAAGACGTCCGGCGTGGACAGCTTCCCTGCCCTGGTGGCCGCGACCATCCAGGGCAGCACCGAGACCACCTTCTACGTGCTGGCGGTGTACTTCGGCTCCGTGGGTATCCAACGAGCGCGCCATGCCGTGGGCTGCGCGCTGCTGGCGGAGTTCGCCGGGGTCGTGGCGGCGATCGGGGTTTGCTATTGGTTCTTTGGCTGAGCCCTGGCGAACCCTAGTGGAGCGAGGGCGTTGCGAGACGCTGGCCCTGCTCCACCGTCCAATTAACGACCTCGGCCGTCAGTCGATCACTGGCCCGGCCAAAACCTTCCACCACCGCTGGCACTTTCACGTCGGTCAGCGGTTGGCGGACTTCAAAACGGCGACTGGCCAGGATGCGTTGGTCGAAACCGCGCACCAGCAGCGCATCCAGGCGAATCACCACGCTGGCTGCCGTACCTTGATATTCCGTCTGGAAAGCCTGCAACTGGCCGCCCAACTCCAAGTCGGCCTGCAAGTTACTGTCGGCGACACTCAACAACCCGACGCGTCGATCCTGGGCGAAGCCATCGAGCAAACGGTTACGCAGCAAAACCGGTGCCGGATCGCTCCAACGCGAGGCGGCATAGCTGCTGAGCAGGTTGCCTTGGGGAATGACGGCGATGTTCGGGCTGTTGAGTATCTCGCTGGCCTGGGGGCTGGCCAGGCGTAGCGACCAGCTCACCGGCGTGCCCGCAGAAGCAGGGGCTTGAGTGATGGGCAAGCGATACACATCCGACGGCGCTGTCTTGGGCAAAATCGAGCAACCGCCAGCCAGGGTCAGTCCTGCCAGCAAGAGAATAGGGCGGATGAACCGATGCAACGGCTTCATGGCGTGAATTCCTTGTTCTTGTCATTGCCCAGCAAGTAGCCGCTGGGGTTGGCATCCAGACGCCGGGAGATCCCCCGCAGTGCGCTCAGGGTCTCGCGCAGCTCACGCACGGCTGGCGCCAGGGCATTGAGGCCCTGCATGCCGTTATTCAGCGAGTCCCGATTGTCATCCAGCAGTTTGTCGAGGGTTGCCGTGCTGCGAGCCAGGGATTGCATGGCCTGGCCGGCGTTGCCGAATGCCTGCTTGCCTTGGTCATTGAGCAAGCCATTGGCGTTGCGCATCAGTGCGGTGGTCTGCTCCAGCGTGGCGCTCGCCTGCTTGCCGATGGTCGCCAGCTGTTGCATGGCCTGGCGAACGTCGCCGCGTTGCTCGGCGATGACTCCGGTGGTTTGTTCCAGATGGTCGAGGGTGCTGCTCAGGCGCTGGACATTGTCCGAGGAGAACACCTCGTTGGCGTTGTGCAGCAGCAGATTGATGCTGGTCATCAGGTCATCGCTGTTATTGAGCAGGCGGGCGATGGGCGAGGGCGCGGCAATGATTACCGGCGGTTCGCCGTCGTGTCCGGTCAATGGCTGGCTCTGGGGTGTGCCGCCGCTGAGCTGGATGATCGAGGTGCCGGTAATGCCCGTCAGTGCCAACTTGGCCTGGGTGTCTTGCTTGATGGGCGTTTCACCACTCAAGCGCACCCGCGCCAGCACCCGGCGTGGGTCGTTAGGGTCGAGCCGCAAGCTGACGACATCGCCGACCTTGATGCCGCTGTATTCCACCGAGCTGCCCTTGGACAAGCCACTGACGGCCTCGTTGAACACCACTTCGTAATCCTTGAACTCGCTGTCCACGCTGGACTTTGCCAGCCAGAGGCCGAACAGCAGGGCGCTGACCACCACAATTACGGTGAACAGGCCGATCAGCACATGATGGGCTCGGGTTTCCATGTCAAACCTCGTTCAGTTGTGTAGCGGCCGATAGCGCCGCGCGACCGCGAGGGCCGTGGAAATATTCGTGAATCCAGGCATCGTCGGTTTCCGATACCTTGTCGATGACATCGGCCACCAGCACCTTTTTCTGCGCCAGCACCGCCACCCGGTCAGTGATGGTGTAGAGGGTATCCAAGTCATGGGTGACCAGGAACACACTCAAGCCCAGGGCATCGCGCAACGTCAGGATCAATTGATCGAACGCCGCCGCACCGATGGGATCAAGGCCTGCGGTAGGTTCGTCGAGAAACAGAATGTCCGGGTCCAGAGCCAGCGCCCGGGCCAGTGCGGCTCGCTTGATCATGCCGCCGGACAGCGAGGCGGGGTACTTGTCTGCCGCCGAGAGCGGTAGCCCGGCCAATGCCAGTTTCACCGCTGCCAGATGTTCGGCATCGGCGCGGCTAAGCCCGGCGTGTTCGATCAGCGGCAGGGCGACATTTTCAGTCACGGTCAGGGACGAAAACAGCGCGCCTTTCTGAAACAGCACGCCAAAGCGGCGCTCGATCCGCGAGCGCTGTTCCTGAGACAGGCTCGGCAAGTCCTGGCCAAACACCTTGATCGATCCCTCACTGGGTTGGTTCAAGCCAACGATGCTGCGCAGCAACACCGACTTGCCACTGCCAGAGCCGCCGACTACCGCGAGGATCTCGCCCTTGTACACATCCAGGTCGAGGTTTTCATGCACGCTCTGTTGGCCGAAGCGATTACACAAGCCACGCACTTGAATCACCGCCTCGGCGGGCGGGCGAGGAGGTCGGCTCACCATTGCATCTCCATGAAGAACAGCGCGGCCACGGCATCGAGCACAATCACCACGAAAATCGACTGCACCACGCTGGACGTCGTGTGCGCCCCGACCGACTCGGCGCTGCCGCTGACCTTGAAACCTTCCAGGCAGCCGACGGCGGCGATCAGGAAGGCAAAGATCGGTGCCTTGACCATCCCCACCACGAAATGCTGTACGCCAATGTCCGACTGCAACAGCGTCAGGAACATCGCCGGGGAAATACCCAGTGACAGGGCGCAGACAACGCCGCCGCCGACAATGCCCGAAAGCATGGCCACGAAGGTCAGCATGGGCAGCGCCACCAGCAACGCCAACACCCGTGGCACGACCAGCAGCTCGACGGGATCGAGGCCAAGGGTGCGGATCGCGTCGATTTCTTCGTTGGCCTTCATCGAGCCGATTTGTGCGGTGAACGCGCTGGCGGTGCGGCCCGCCATGAGGATCGCCGTCAGCAGCACGCCGAATTCACGCAGGAACGAGAACGCCACCAGGTCGACGGTAAAAATACTGGCGCCGAAGTCGGCCAGCACCGTCGCCCCGAGGAACGCCACCACCGCGCCCACCAAAAACGTCAGCAAGGCGACGATGGGGGCCGCATCCAGACCGGTCTGTTCGATGTGGACGATCATGGGGGTCATGCGCCAGCGTCTGGGGCGAAACAGGTTGCGGGCGATGGTTTCCAGGATCAGGCCGACGAAGCCCAGCAATTGCAGGGTGTCCTGGCAAACCTTTTCCACAGCGCGGCCGATGCGTGTGAGCAATTGGGTCCAAACGCTCACCGTCGGTTCTTTGATGGGTACGCAGAAATCCGTCAGCGAACGATAAACCGTCTGTAGCAGTGCCCGCTCGGCGGCCGGCAAGCTGCAATCGGGATGTTCGGCGGTCTTGCCCAGCCGCTCGGAACCCAGCAGTTCCACCAGCAATGAGGCTCCGGCGGTGTCGAGGGCGCCGAGGCCGTTGAGGTCGATCCGGGTCTTTTCGTCGTACTGGCCGCGCAGCGATTCGCCCAAGCGCTTGAGCTGTGGGTAATGGGCCAGCGTCCAGTCGCCGCTGATCCACAGTTGCGCCGGCGAGCCGGAAGTGTCGAGTCGGGCACTGCCCATGTGGGGGCCAGGGGTCATACGTTTCTTGCTCGTTCGGCTTGAACAGCGCTACCTAATAGCACGACCACATTCATTTTGCTTCGGGCGCCGCGGCGCTGACGTTGAAACGCAGCACGCCGATCATCTGGCCGTTTTCCGTCAGCACCCGTACCTGCCATTTGCCCGTCGGGTCGTCCGGGAAGTTCTGCTTGTGGGTCCAGGCGCGGTAGCCTTCCTTGCGCCCGCCATGAATATCCAAGGCGATGCGGTCCACTTCTTTGCCGTTGAATTGCCAGACGTGATAAATCCGCTCGTCGAGGCCTCGCGGTGCGTTGATGGCGGTGTAGGCATACAGGCCGTTGCCACGGATCTGGGCTGCGCTGACTTCCTTGAGGCTGGCGCCCGGCGTGCGGTCTTCCAGTTGGGTGCTGATCGCCACTTCGGTCATCCACAGCGTGGCCGGTGGCACCCAGGAGCGCAGGACCCAGCCGGCGGCGCCGATCCCCACGGTGATGCACAGGATCGCCAGGGCGTTGCGCACCGTGCGGATCGGAAAGATCGACGCCAGGCTCGGAAACGACAGCAGCATGGCAATGCCCAGCGCCAGCTTGAAGCTCTGGTCAGTGGTCAAGTGCAGGATGACCGGCAACGCGGTGAGCAGGGCGGCGAACAGCGTCAGGGTGTGCAACGCCAGGAACGCCCAGCGCCGCGGTGCGAGCCATTTGTAATACAGCGGATCGGTGATCGAAATCAACGCGGCGATGGTGAGCAGGCCGGTGAAGATCAACTGGCTGCTGTTCCACGTCGTGGTAATGAAGAAAAACGGCAGGACGAAAAACAGGCTTTCCTGGTGAATCATCTGCGTGGCGTAGCGCAACAGCGGCTGGGGGATTTCACGCTTGAAGATCCGCGTGAACAGCCGGGTCATGCTGTTTTCCACCATCAGCCAGAGCCAGCTCACCAGCATCATGATGGCGATCCAGGTCGCCAGGCCCTGTTGGCGGTCCACCAGCATGAAACTGCCGAGCCCGGAAATGAAACCACCCAGCGCGATGACCCCCGGATAGCGCTTCATCAGTTCCAGAATGCGCTGGATAAAGAGTGTCAGGTTCTGCATGAGGTGGGTTCACAGTAAGTCGTAGGAAATATCCCCTACAGAGTATCGCCCGGACAACGATGTGACGAGCCTGCTTTTGTGGTTGTGGCGAACTCAGCTCTCGCTCGGGCGGGACCGGCGGCGCACTTGCCAGATCACCAGCCCGAGCAACAGCACCCCCAGCGCACCGCCCAGCGCCCAAACGAGCTCATCATCACTGAGCAGCGGCTTCTCGATACGCAGGTAACCCGGGTCCTTCAGCAACTCGCGCAGGGCCAGGTTGGCCTGTTCCAGGCTCACTCCCTGCAAGCGCACGGCGGGATTGGCGAAGCGGCCGTCTTCATAGTCGCCAAGGGCACTCCAGTAGTAATCGGCCAGGGCGCTGTTGCCCTGGACCGCCCAGGCCTGATGGGCAATGGCGGCCCGTTTGATACGCATGAAACTGTCAGTGTCCAGGCCGTCCTTGAGCAAGGTCTGGCGCAGCGCTTCGAGCGCCTGCTCGGCTTGCGGCAAATCTTCGCGCGCCAGGTCGGCGTTCAGGCTGAAAAAGCCGACGCCGCCGAACACCTCTCGCTCTACCCAAGGCCCATAGGACAGACCACGGGCCAGGCGCAACTGACGATAGAGCGCCCAGTCCAGATAATCCTTGAGCAAGTCGAAGGTTTCGTCGTGTTGCTGTTCCAGCACCGGCTCCGGAAATAACCAGTGGAGTTTCGCGCCATTGCCGACCAGGCCGCGAATAAGGTTGCGCTTGGTCACCGCGCTGTAGCGGATCTGCGGCAGCGGTTCGTGCACGCTGGGCTCCACTGCTTCGAGCTCGCCAAAGGTGCGTTCCAGATAGGCCGGCAACAACCGGTCGAGATCGCCGACCACGATCAGCGTCATGTTGTTCGGTGCATACCAGGCCTCGCGCACGTGCTCGATCTTGGCGAGTGTGAGACGTTCGACCTCGGCCCGTTCCGCGCAACGCAAGCCCAGTTCCACTGCCAGTTGATTGCTGGCCTTGTGGCTCAGGTCCTGACGATCGAGCCAGCGTTGCAGGTGGGTGTAATGGCCGCCGTCTTCGCGCTCGACCACCTGTTTGGCCGCCGCCAGGGCTTTTTCATCGATGCGGGTACGGGTCAACAGCGCCAGCAGCAGGTCCAGGACCTTGCGCTGGTTGTTCGCCGGTGCCTCGATCACAAACGTGGTATCGGCGTTGTTGGTGAAGGCGTTCCACTCACCGCCCAAGGCCTGCATGCGCTCCTCCAGGCCACCTTCGCCACTGTCATCGACGCCGCTGAACAGCAGATGTTCGAGCAGGTGCGGCAGCTCCTTGTCGGCGCAGCTGAAGTCGTCCAGGCCCACGCCGACCACCAGCCGGATCGCCACGTGCCCGCGTTCGCTGCCGGGCTTGAGCAACAATTGCATGCCGTTGGGCAACGTATAGCCTTCGACCTGGAACCGGTCCAGGGCCACTACCGGCAACGAGCCGAGCAAAAGAAAGGCGAATAGCAGACAACGCATAAGGGCTTCCTGGCGGCTGAGGTGCGGGTCCATGGCGCCGGGCAGAGGATCATCGCCGGCAAGCTCACTCTCACATCGAATCCAGGCAGGTTTATGACAGTGGGAGCGGCTGGCCCGCGAATGGCTTCAAGCCCTGGCCAATGTTACTGACTGACCAATGCGCCAGTCGTTCAAGGCGAATGGGTGATGTCAGAAATTTCATCTGCCGACAGTGCGCCGATCTCGGCTGTCTCCAGCACCACATAGGCGCTGCCGCAGAACAGCGAATTGAGGCGTCTCATGTCGGCAATCAGTTCCAGGTGCAGGGAACTGGTCTCCAGGCTTTGCAGGACCTTGCGATGCAAACGGCTGACGTGGGCATGGGCCATTCGCCGTTCCTGCGCACGAAAACGGCGCTTCTCGCGCAACAACTGACGGGCGCTTTCCCGGTCGGCACTCAGGAACACCGACATGCCCAGGCGCAGATTGGCGATCAGCTGGTTGTGCAGCCCCGCCAACTCTTCCAGGCCCACCTCGGAAAAGGAGCGGCGTTGCGAGGTCTTCTGCTGCTGGACCTTGCGCAACATACGCTCGATCAGGTCGCTGGCCAGTTTCAGGTTGATCGCCAGCTCAATGATCTCCGCCCAGCGACGACTGTCCTGCTCACTGAGGTCCTCCCGGGGCATTTGCGCCAGGTACAACTTGATGGCGCTGCACAATGCCTCGACGTCATCGCTGATGCGCCGCACTTCCTGGGTAACCGCCGTCTGCTGGCCGCGCAACACGTCCAGCATGGCTTCGAGCATGTTTTCGATCAGATCGCCAATGCGCAGGGTTTCCCGGGCGGCGTTCGCCAGCGCCAGGCTCGGGGTGGCGAGGGCCGTGGGGTCCAGGTGCCGGGGCTTGGCCGTGCCGTTGATTTCGGGACGTTCCGGCAGCAACCAGGCGCACAGCCTGGCCATGGGCGCGACGCTGGGCAGCAGCACCAGGCAACGCACGCTGTTATAGAGCAGGTGAAAACCAATGACCGTTTCCTGCGGGCTGAAATCCAGGCTGTCCAGCCAGCCCACCAGCGGGTCGAGTACCGGAATGATCAGCAACAGCCCGATCAGTTTGTACAACAGGCTGCCCAGCGCCACCTGCCGCCCTGCGGTGTTCTGCATGCTCGTGCTGAGGAATGCCAATATGCCGCTGCCGATGTTGGCGCCGATCACCAGGCCGATGGCCACCGGCAAGCTGATCACGGCGGCGCCGGCCAGCGTCGCAGTCAACAGCACGGCCGCCAGGCTCGAATAGGAAATCATCGCGAACAGCGCACCGACCAACGCATCGAGCAAGATGTCGCCGGTGAGCGAGGCGAAGATCACTTTCACGCCCTGGGCGTGGGTGATGGGCGCGGCAGCCTCGACGATCAGTTGCAGCGCCAGGATGATCAGGCCCAGGCCGATGCTGACCCGACCCATCTGCCCGACTCGCGTCTGTTTGCGCGACAGGAAAAAAATCACCCCGAGGAAAATCAACAGCGGCGACAGCCACGACAGGTCGAGGGTCAGGACCCGCGCCATCAGCGCCGTACCGACGTCGGCGCCAAGCATGGTCGCCAGGGCCGGCGTCAGTGCCATCAGCCCTTGGCCAACGAACGATGTGACGAGCATGGCCGTGGCGTTGCTGCTCTGGACCATGGCCGTGACCATGATGCCCGCCAGGAACGCCAGCCAGCGCCTGGACATGTTCTGGCCGATGACATGGCGCAGGTTCGAGCCATAGACCCGCAAGATGCCGGTACGGACGATATGCGTGCCCCAGATCAGCAGGGCCACGGCGGAAAGTAGATTCAGCAGGGTCAGCATGAGGAGCCCCCTGTTAGCGTCCCAAAGGGACAAATTGACGATGCCACTTCATTTTTAGGTGTGTACTTAAGCTGTAGTTGGCTAACGGTTCGAGCGCCAGCATTGCACAGCTAAAGAAGGGTTTGAAACAAAACTGTCATAAAAACTATGCTGCGGTCTTGAAACCTCCTGGGTCCATCAGACAAACGCGAAGCCTGTGGGAGCGGGCTTGCTCGCGAATGCGCTCTTTCAGGCGACACAGGGTTGACTGTTCTGGCCTCTTCGCGAGCAAGCCCGCTCCCACAGGGGCGCACCAGGCCAATGACACCGGCATGAAAAAGGGGCTCCAAGAGCCCCTTCGTCCATTGCCCCTACACTTACTGACCAGGGACATCCTTGCGCAGTTTCACCGGATCCTGCTGCTTGCGCTTGCGGGCAATCGCCGTGCGCATCTTGATGTTGATGGCTTCCACCGCCAACGAGAACGCCATGGCGAAGTAGACGTAGCCTTTTGGCACGTGCACGTCGAACGACTCGGCGATCAGCACGGTACCGACCACCAGCAGGAACGACAGCGCCAGCATCTTCAGCGACGGATGCTTGTCGATGAACTCGCTGATGGTGCCCGAGGCCAGCATCATCACCAGCACGGCGACGATGATCGCCGCGACCATCACCGGCACATGGGAGACCATGCCTACCGCGGTGATGACCGAATCCAGGGAGAACACGATGTCGATGATCGCGATCTGGATGATGGTGTAGAGAAAGTTGCCACCCTTGCCCGAGGGCTCGTCGCTGCTTTCGTCTTCACCTTCCAGCGCGTGGTACATCTCCTGGGAGCTTTTCCACAGCAGGAACAGGCCACCGAAGAACAGGATCAGATCACGACCGGAGATGCCCTGGCCGAACACTTCGAACAAATCGGCGGTCAGGCGCATCACCCAGGTGATGGACAGCAGGAGCAGGATCCGCGTGACCATGGCCAGCGCCAGGCCGAATATCCGGGTGCGCGCCTGCATGTGCTTGGGCATGCGGCTGACCAGGATCGAGATCATGATGATGTTGTCGATGCCCAGGACAATTTCCAGGGCGGTCAGGGTAAAGAAGGCAACCCAGATTTCCGGGTTGGTCAGCCATTCCATGTGAGTTCCTTTGAGCGAGTGTTAGGCCGCGCTGCCTGGGCGACGCGGCGGGCATTGCTTTTATAGAGTGCTGAACAGCGGAAAAATCCCCATCAGCAACGCGGCGAACATTATGCACAGGCAAACCAGCACTGCCCACTTCAGGGTGAAGCGCTGGTGATCGCCGAACTCGATCCCGGCCAGGGCCACCAGCAGGTAGGTGGACGGAACCAGCGGGCTCAGCAGGTGCACGGGTTGGCCGACGATCGAGGCACGGGCCATTTCAACGGCGGTGATGCCGTAATGACTGGCGGCTTCGGCGAGAACCGGTAACACCCCGTAATAAAATGCGTCGTTAGACATGAAGAACGTGAACGGCATGCTCGCCAGGGCGGTAATCACTGCCAGGTACGGGCCGAGGAAGTCCGGGATCACTGCCAGCAGGCTTTTGGACATGGCGTCGACCATGCCGGTGCCGGACAGGATGCCGGTAAAGATGCCTGCCGCGAAAATCAGCCCGACCACTGCCAAGACGCTGCCGGCGTGAGCCGCGACGCGGTCCTTCTGCTGCTGCAGGCACGGGTAGTTGACGATCATGGCGATACTGAATGCCACCATGAACAACACCGGCAGCGGCAACAGGCCGGCGATCAGGGTGCACATCAGGCCCAGGGTCAACGCGCCGTTGAACCAGATCAGCTTCGGGCGGCGGGCATCCGGAAACTGGGAAACGCTGATTTCGCTGTGGTCGATTTCATCACCGGCCAAGTGCAGTTCACCCAAGCGTGCCCGCTCGCGCTTGCCGTACATGTAGGCGATCACCAGGATTGCCACCACACCGGCGGCCATCGCAGGAATCATCGGGACGAAGATATCGGACGGATCGACATGCAACGCACTGGCTGCGCGGGCCGTCGGGCCGCCCCAGGGCGTCATGTTCATCACGCCACCGGCGAGGATGATCAGGCCAGCCATGATGCGTGGGCTCATGCCGATGCGGCTGTAGAGCGGCAGCATCGCGGCCACGCAGATCATGTAAGTGGTCGCGCCGTCACCATCAAGGGAAACGACGAGCGCCAGGACGGCGGTACCGACCGAAACTTTCAACGGGTCGCCCTTGACCAGCTTGAGGATCTTGCGCACGGCCGGGTCGAACAGGCCGGAATCGATCATCAGGGCAAAATAGAGAATCGCGAACATCAGCATCACCCCGGTCGGGGCGAGCTTGGTGATGCCTTCGAGCATCATCGGGCCGATCTTCGGCGCAAAGCCACCGAACAGGGCGAACAGGATCGGGATGATGATCAGGGCGATCAGCGCAGACAGGCGCTTGGTCATGATCAGGAACATGAACGTGATGACCATGGCGAAGCCAAGGAAAGTCAGCATAGGAAATACTCCAGGCGTGGCGCGGCGGGCAAAGGCAAACCGGATAGGTCAGCGCAGGATGCAAGGCTCGGGACGGACGGATGGAGTGGGTGCGACGGAAGAGGAAGCAGCGGACATCAGAATCACCATTGTTGTTAAAGGGGCCAAGCGAGCGTTGGAAACTCGCTTCTGGCCACCGGTCTTTTGCCGGTAGTGGGGGCGATCCTAATCGCGCAAGCTTTCAGCCAGCTTTCGCTATGGCAATGGCTGATGACTGGCCCGTTTTCATGGCAATGGAGCAATTACTGTTTCGGTCCAAATGCTGAAAGATTCAACGGCGGCACCGCGCCCATCCAGATCGCATGCTCGGTATGGTCCGTCAGGTCATCGCCGGTGTCCGGATGAAGAAAAATCACCAAACCCTTGCGGTTCAGGGCCAGCCACGGCAAGACCACGCCGATGTACTGCGGATCGAACGCTAATTGGCAGCTCCAGTCCGGGTGCGGGCCGACCGGGCGCTGGTGGACGCGGCCCATTTTCAGCGGGAACAGTTGCGCCGCTTCCTCGCAGAGGGCCTTCGCCTGGTCGAGCGTGTTGGCGTCGAAATACACGTGGGCGTGGTAACCCTTGATCCGCTGCATCTGTCGCTCCTTTTAAAAGAGGCCGAACCCTCTGCGTTTCCCGCGGGTCAGACGCCTATACGCAGGAATAAGGGAAACGAAGCCATGAAAAATGCCGAAACCCCGGTCGTCAAAGTTGTGCTTTATGGCGCCATGAGCAGTCTGGGCAGTGCGTTGATGGCTGAAATGCTGCGGCGCCAGCATGAGGTCATCGTCATTCTCGATGATCTCACAGCTTTGGCCCCGCGCCCCGGCTTGCGGACCAAGACCGGCAGTCTTTTTGATCCCCTGCGGGTCAAGCAAAGTGTTGCCGGTGCCGACGCCGTGGTGTGCCTGCTCAATGCACCGGGCCTGCCGATGAACAGCGAACAGGTGGAGCGCACATTGATTCCCGGCCCCGTCGAGCAAGTATTGGCGGTGGATGCGCTGGTCGCCGGCATGCA
Encoded proteins:
- a CDS encoding NAD(P)-dependent oxidoreductase; translation: MKNAETPVVKVVLYGAMSSLGSALMAEMLRRQHEVIVILDDLTALAPRPGLRTKTGSLFDPLRVKQSVAGADAVVCLLNAPGLPMNSEQVERTLIPGPVEQVLAVDALVAGMQAVNVPRLFLIGDFAVLDEEQADDDLQRHAAEEVLDALKNSTLQWTLVNAPYAAPGLGFEHFSHVSTSLEPGMAESLERLNRVAVGIVDELHLNLHVGEHVSFVAAH
- a CDS encoding Na/Pi cotransporter family protein, whose protein sequence is MLTLLNLLSAVALLIWGTHIVRTGILRVYGSNLRHVIGQNMSRRWLAFLAGIMVTAMVQSSNATAMLVTSFVGQGLMALTPALATMLGADVGTALMARVLTLDLSWLSPLLIFLGVIFFLSRKQTRVGQMGRVSIGLGLIILALQLIVEAAAPITHAQGVKVIFASLTGDILLDALVGALFAMISYSSLAAVLLTATLAGAAVISLPVAIGLVIGANIGSGILAFLSTSMQNTAGRQVALGSLLYKLIGLLLIIPVLDPLVGWLDSLDFSPQETVIGFHLLYNSVRCLVLLPSVAPMARLCAWLLPERPEINGTAKPRHLDPTALATPSLALANAARETLRIGDLIENMLEAMLDVLRGQQTAVTQEVRRISDDVEALCSAIKLYLAQMPREDLSEQDSRRWAEIIELAINLKLASDLIERMLRKVQQQKTSQRRSFSEVGLEELAGLHNQLIANLRLGMSVFLSADRESARQLLREKRRFRAQERRMAHAHVSRLHRKVLQSLETSSLHLELIADMRRLNSLFCGSAYVVLETAEIGALSADEISDITHSP
- a CDS encoding TerC family protein, producing MEWLTNPEIWVAFFTLTALEIVLGIDNIIMISILVSRMPKHMQARTRIFGLALAMVTRILLLLSITWVMRLTADLFEVFGQGISGRDLILFFGGLFLLWKSSQEMYHALEGEDESSDEPSGKGGNFLYTIIQIAIIDIVFSLDSVITAVGMVSHVPVMVAAIIVAVLVMMLASGTISEFIDKHPSLKMLALSFLLVVGTVLIAESFDVHVPKGYVYFAMAFSLAVEAINIKMRTAIARKRKQQDPVKLRKDVPGQ
- a CDS encoding CitMHS family transporter codes for the protein MLTFLGFAMVITFMFLIMTKRLSALIALIIIPILFALFGGFAPKIGPMMLEGITKLAPTGVMLMFAILYFALMIDSGLFDPAVRKILKLVKGDPLKVSVGTAVLALVVSLDGDGATTYMICVAAMLPLYSRIGMSPRIMAGLIILAGGVMNMTPWGGPTARAASALHVDPSDIFVPMIPAMAAGVVAILVIAYMYGKRERARLGELHLAGDEIDHSEISVSQFPDARRPKLIWFNGALTLGLMCTLIAGLLPLPVLFMVAFSIAMIVNYPCLQQQKDRVAAHAGSVLAVVGLIFAAGIFTGILSGTGMVDAMSKSLLAVIPDFLGPYLAVITALASMPFTFFMSNDAFYYGVLPVLAEAASHYGITAVEMARASIVGQPVHLLSPLVPSTYLLVALAGIEFGDHQRFTLKWAVLVCLCIMFAALLMGIFPLFSTL
- a CDS encoding DOPA 4,5-dioxygenase family protein; amino-acid sequence: MQRIKGYHAHVYFDANTLDQAKALCEEAAQLFPLKMGRVHQRPVGPHPDWSCQLAFDPQYIGVVLPWLALNRKGLVIFLHPDTGDDLTDHTEHAIWMGAVPPLNLSAFGPKQ